Proteins found in one Phycodurus eques isolate BA_2022a chromosome 18, UOR_Pequ_1.1, whole genome shotgun sequence genomic segment:
- the ppp1r13bb gene encoding protein phosphatase 1, regulatory subunit 13Bb isoform X2, whose translation MKRFVTIVLRGLVGLSKANPARAKERQRPPKRELRRKRRALRRARSAGRRNSVRAMILTVYLSDGEQAMTEVPITPETTCRDVVEFCKEPGESGCHLAEVWRSNERAIPFEHMMYEHLQKWGPRKQEVKFFLRHEDSPTESSDQGSQQSQDQTSRRSGNAGEKHNENGVGNPRVELTLSELQEMAARQQQQIEAQQQMLVAKEQRLRYLKQQERRQQQTSTESEKLQRLKERVESQEAKLKKIRAMRGQVDYSKVINGNLSAEIEQVSGLFQEKQAELQAAVLRVEQLSLQLEDLRRGKLNGIQTALGGQVTGTAALELRKLYQELQIRNKLNQEQNSKLQQQKELLNKRNMEVTLMDKRISELRERLYKKKAELNRGNGPPSPQPAAGTLGRVAAVGPYIQVPAPTRQEPSYALPPEPLKPQTLGVNNQANQGRAKSDGGVPKSPGGPWKVSDLDIVVDPLPPPLPESRPGPGASAGSDGTSPSDAGWPPAGKTGASLKPPERRDSDSQAKTPPSGPPAASSTEKVPDSKMAVSSPSISKPQPPPYGSHLSSANSASSLERRKDAPPPPRQLPNPPAPAWPRAPPATGSSSQQIQQRISVPPSPTFQHHAPLFPHGACERTDPPPAAAVRPFIPDRGSRPQSPRKGPATMNSSSIYHMYLQQAAPKSQPLKPALKAVYGKPVLPPNSTPPSPLPFVPAGGAFPLLQGPAGSGEDTPDGDAEDHEGLRHAEPSAPPPSVENIPRPLSPTKLTPMVHSPMRYQSDADLEVLRKKLANAPRPLKKRSSITEPEGPSGPNIQKLLYQRFNTLAGGIEGSVGSGGGNGAGDGTPFYQPANPPAFLGCDPAADTDNGNLPSDAQPPPPPPEAEELGSEASSIDPNDNQPLPPPPEGLLDPAEEEGPEEDDDDDDANNNLESAEALLPSPVLEVTSPEESGIVLTQPSRTNLKKPESERTGHGFRVKFNPLALLLDASLEGEFDLVQRIIYEVENPSTANDEGITPLHNAVCAGHHHIVKFLLDFGVNVNAADSDGWTPLHCAASCNSVHLCKLLVESGAAIFASTISDVETAADKCEEMEEGYIQCSQFLYGVQEKMGIMNKGTVYALWNYEAQNQDELSFGEGDGVTVLRRQDDSETEWWWAQLEDTEGYVPRNLLGLYPRIKPRQRTLA comes from the exons AGCGAGCCATCCCGTTCGAGCACATGATGTACGAACATCTCCAGAAATGGGGCCCCCGCAAGCAGGAGGTCAAGTTCTTCCTGCGGCACGAAGATTCCCCGACTGAGAGCAGCGATCAGG GGAGTCAGCAGTCTCAGGATCAGACGAGTCGGAGGAGCGGCAACGCTGGAGAGAAGCACAATGAGAACGGG GTGGGGAATCCGCGTGTGGAGCTGACGCTTTCCGAGCTCCAAGAGATGGCGGcgaggcagcagcagcagatcgAGGCTCAGCAGCAGATGCTCGTCGCCAAG GAGCAGCGTCTGCGCTACCTCAAGCAGCAGGAGCGGCGTCAGCAGCAGACGTCCACCGAGAGCGAGAAGCTGCAGCGGCTGAAGGAGCGCGTCGAGAGCCAGGAGGCCAAGCTCAAGAAGATCCGGGCCATGCGGGGCCAGGTGGACTACAGCAAGGTCATCAACGGCAACCTGT CGGCAGAGATCGAGCAGGTGAGCGGCCTGTTCCAGGAGAAGCAGGCCGAGCTGCAGGCGGCCGTGCTGCGGGTGGAGCAGCTCAGCCTGCAGCTGGAGGACCTGCGCCGGGGCAAGCTCAACGGCATCCAGACCGCCCTGGGCGGCCAAGTGACCGGCACTGCCGCGCTGGAGCTCCGGAAGCTCTACCAGGAGCTGCAG ATCCGCAACAAGCTGAACCAGGAGCAGAACAGCAAGCTGCAGCAGCAGAAGGAGCTCCTGAACAAGCGCAACATGGAGGTGACGCTCATGGACAAGCGCATCAGCGAGCTGCGGGAGCGCCTCTACAAGAAAAAAGCTGAG CTCAACAGGGGCAACGGGCCGCCTTCCCCGCAGCCGGCCGCCGGCACGCTGGGCCGCGTGGCCGCCGTGGGTCCCTACATCCAAGTTCCCGCGCCGACCCGACAGGAGCCGAGTTACGCCTTGCCGCCCGAACCGCTCAAGCCGCAAACGCTGGGTGTCAACAACCAAGCCAACCAAGGCCGCGCCAAGTCAG ACGGCGGCGTGCCAAAGTCCCCCGGCGGCCCCTGGAAGGTGTCTGATTTAGACATCGTCGTGGACCCGCTGCCCCCGCCCCTCCCGGAGTCTCGCCCGGGCCCGGGAGCCTCCGCCGGCTCCGACGGCACATCCC CCAGCGACGCCGGTTGGCCCCCTGCGGGTAAGACGGGCGCGTCCCTCAAGCCTCCTGAGAGAAGAGACTCGGATTCGCAGGCTAAGACCCCCCCTTCCGGCCCCCCTGCTGCTTCAAGTACAGAAAAG GTGCCTGACTCCAAAATGGCCGTGTCGTCCCCTTCCATTTCCAAACCGCAACCGCCGCCGTACGGCTCGCACCTCTCTTCGGCCAACTCGGCCAGCTCCTTGGAGCGCCGCAAGGACGCGCCGCCCCCGCCTCGGCAGCTACCGAACCCCCCTGCGCCCGCTTGGCCCCGCGCGCCACCCGCCACCGGCTCTTCCTCGCAGCAGATCCAGCAGCGGATCTCGGTGCCGCCGAGTCCCACCTTCCAGCACCACGCGCCGCTCTTCCCGCACGGTGCGTGCGAGCGGACGGACCCCCCGCCGGCCGCGGCGGTGCGCCCCTTCATCCCGGACAGGGGGTCGCGGCCTCAGTCGCCCCGGAAGGGCCCGGCCACCATGAACTCCAGCTCCATCTATCATATGTACCTCCAGCAGGCGGCGCCAAAGAGTCAGCCACTCAAACCTGCGCTCAAAGCAG TCTATGGGAAGCCTGTCCTCCCTCCCAACTCAACACCCCCCTCGCCTCTGCCTTTCGTCCCGGCCGGAGGGGCCTTCCCGTTGCTCCAGGGTCCCGCCGGCAGCGGCGAGGATACGCCGGACGGCGACGCGGAGGATCACGAGGGGCTACGCCACGCGGAGCCGTCTGCTCCTCCCCCCAGCGTGGAGAACATCCCCCGACCGCTCAGCCCCACCAAGCTCACACCCATGGTACACTCCCCAATGCGCTACCAAAGCGACGCCGACCTCGAGGTGCTCCGCAAAAAGCTGGCCAACGCTCCGAGGCCCCTGAAGAAGCGCAGCTCCATCACGGAACCAGAGGGCCCCAGCGGACCTAACATCCAGAAACTTCTCTACCAGAGATTCAACACTCTTGCAGGGGGCATCGAAGGAAGCGTCGGATCGGGGGGCGGCAACGGGGCAGGCGACGGAACGCCATTTTATCAGCCGGCAAATCCTCCAGCCTTTCTGGGCTGCGACCCGGCCGCAGACACGGACAACGGCAACCTTCCTTCTGACGCCcaaccgccgccgccgccgcccgagGCGGAGGAGCTGGGCTCGGAGGCTTCATCTATCGACCCCAACGACAACCAGCCGCTGCCTCCGCCCCCTGAAGGACTTTTGGACCCTGCTGAAGAGGAAGGACcagaagaagacgacgacgacgacgacgccaaCAACAATTTGGAAAGCGCAGAGGCTTTGCTGCCCAGCCCTGTGCTAGAGGTTACGTCTCCGGAGGAGAGCGGTATCGTGCTGACCCAACCATCG CGCACAAACCTGAAGAAACCAGAGTCTGAGCGCACTGGCCACGGCTTCCGGGTGAAGTTCAACCCTCTGGCTCTCCTGCTGGACGCCTCATTGGAGGGGGAGTTTGACCTGGTCCAGAGGATCATCTATGAG GTGGAGAATCCCAGCACGGCCAACGACGAGGGCATCACCCCGCTGCATAACGCCGTATGCGCCGGACACCACCACATTGTCAAGTTCCTGCTGGATTTCGGCGTCAACGTCAATGCGGCCGACAGCGACGGATG GACTCCGCTCCACTGCGCCGCCTCATGCAACAGCGTCCACCTGTGCAAGTTGTTGGTGGAGTCGGGGGCCGCCATCTTCGCCAGCACCATCAGCGACGTGGAGACGGCTGCAGATAAGTGCGAGGAGATGGAGGAGGGCTACATCCAGTGCTCCCAGTTCCTATACG GCGTTCAGGAAAAGATGGGCATCATGAACAAGGGCACGGTCTACGCCCTGTGGAACTACGAGGCTCAGAACCAGGACGAGCTGTCCTTCGGGGAGGGGGACGGCGTCACCGTCCTGCGGCGGCAGGATGACAGCGAGACGGAGTGGTGGTGGGCGCAGCTGGAGGACACCGAGGGCTACGTGCCTCGCAACCTGCTTGGG ctgtacCCTCGGATCAAACCTCGCCAGCGCACCTTGGCGTGA